A single Entelurus aequoreus isolate RoL-2023_Sb linkage group LG11, RoL_Eaeq_v1.1, whole genome shotgun sequence DNA region contains:
- the LOC133660188 gene encoding C-C chemokine receptor type 4-like, with protein sequence MATTSPAVREYVFTRPTSTAAADNMTLTPYDYNYDYTLLPDWESSDYGKCDYERHRAYFLPAIYSTFFLLGLLGNFLVIWVTVCGLRLRNMTDVCLVNLAMADLLLVGSLPFLAHQARDHWIFGDAMCKIVLGIYQIVFYTGIFFITLMSIDRYLAIVHAVYAMRTRTRSFGVIAAGVTWLAGFLSSFPEVLFIKNHNQTIQRSVLSNASFCFPVYPALDGTNTHFWSVLGLFKMNILGVFVPMVIMAFCYTQIIRRLLSTQSSKRQAIHLILVVVAVFVFCWVPYNVASFFKALELLNVYSECESSKVIRRALEITEVMAYFHSCLNPVLYVFVGEKFRRTLLRLIHRAPCALCQLVKMVIPQEHISRSIISQTTSLDERSTAV encoded by the exons ATGGCAACAACAAGTCCTGCTGTGAGAGAGTACGTATTCACAAG GCCAACTTCCACAGCTGCTGCAGACAACATGACTTTAACACCATATGATTACAATTACGACTACACCTTGCTTCCTGATTGGGAGTCTTCGGACTATGGGAAGTGTGATTACGAGCGTCACAGAGCGTATTTTCTTCCTGCCATCTACTCCACGTTCTTCCTCCTCGGCCTTCTGGGGAACTTCCTTGTCATCTGGGTCACCGTTTGTGGATTGCGACTTCGCAACATGACAGACGTGTGCCTCGTAAACTTGGCCATGGCTGACCTCCTGTTGGTCGGCTCCCTGCCCTTTTTGGCCCACCAAGCCCGGGACCACTGGATATTTGGGGACGCTATGTGCAAAATAGTCCTTGGTATTTACCAAATTGTTTTTTACACCGGTATTTTCTTCATCACGCTAATGAGCATCGACAGGTACTTGGCCATAGTGCACGCTGTTTACGCCATGAGGACGCGTACACGCTCTTTTGGCGTTATAGCAGCAGGTGTCACATGGCTAGCTGGATTTTTGTCATCGTTTCCTGAGGTCCTCTTCATAAAAAACCACAACCAGACCATACAGCGGTCTGTCCTCTCGAACGCCTCTTTCTGCTTCCCTGTGTATCCGGCCTTGGATGGCACTAACACTCACTTCTGGAGTGTTCTTGGTCTTTTTAAAATGAATATTTTGGGTGTATTCGTCCCCATGGTCATCATGGCTTTCTGCTACACACAAATCATCAGGCGGCTGCTTTCCACTCAGTCCTCCAAGAGACAGGCCATCCATTTAATCCTTGTGGTTGTGGCTGTCTTCGTCTTCTGCTGGGTGCCTTACAACGTGGCATCCTTCTTCAAAGCACTGGAGCTACTGAACGTTTACTCTGAGTGCGAAAGCAGCAAAGTCATCCGACGGGCTTTGGAAATCACAGAAGTGATGGCTTACTTTCACAGCTGCCTCAACCCTGTGCTCTATGTGTTTGTGGGGGAGAAGTTCAGGAGGACCTTGCTCAGGTTGATCCACAGAGCTCCGTGCGCTCTGTGTCAACTGGTCAAGATGGTCATACCTCAGGAACACATCAGCAGGTCCATCATCTCCCAGACCACCAGCCTGGATGAGAGGAGCACTGCTGTGTAA